The following coding sequences lie in one Rutidosis leptorrhynchoides isolate AG116_Rl617_1_P2 chromosome 4, CSIRO_AGI_Rlap_v1, whole genome shotgun sequence genomic window:
- the LOC139904201 gene encoding zinc finger BED domain-containing protein DAYSLEEPER-like — protein MDTSPIETNALVNVEMQPEYFDTPMNDVETQPTRRRKKKSTVWEHFTIENVGAGVRRAVCKECFQSFAYSTGSKVAGTSHLKRHIAKGGCPVFLHNQDHNPSTPFSAPTNKAANSGGSISNTPKRRYRTPAVSYSDFEPDRCRQEMAQMIIQHDYPLHMAEHTGFMAFVHNLQPNFNMVNFDTVQGDCVATYLSEKQTIQKLIDGMPGRICLTLDLWSSYHTTGYVFVTGQFIDSEWKIHKKLLNVVMEPYPESDSAFSHAVSTCLSDWNMEGRLFSLTINQPLSETGINSLRGLLSVKNPNILDGQLLLTNCFARSLSCVAQEVLKSGEETVKKVRDCVKYVKTSESLEEKFVALKQQLQVISTKTLSLDDHTQWNTTYEMLLAASELKEVFSCLDTLDPDYSKGPNGEEWKLVDTLCTYLKLLFNTASLLTSSTVPTANTFFHEAWKLQLELTRASTSEDQTISMLTKPIHESFDKYWKSCCLMLSIAVVMDPRFKMKLVEFSFTKIYGDEAASFLKIVDEGIHELFLEYVALPLQLTPAFVDVVNGESGDVKQDDDGRGLNNGLGLTDFDVYIMESTSQQSKSELDQYLDESLLPRSHEFDVMKWWKLHKVKYPTLSKMAHDILTAPVSTVFGDAVFDTGAKEMDRYRCSLRPDTVEALFCAKDWMHNEPVETDDSVVKMEFPI, from the coding sequence ATGGATACTAGTCCTATTGAAACTAACGCACTGGTTAACGTAGAGATGCAACCAGAGTATTTCGACACACCAATGAATGATGTAGAGACACAACCTACCAGACGTAGGAAAAAGAAGTCTACTGTTTGGGAACATTTCACTATTGAAAACGTCGGTGCAGGAGTTAGAAGGGCTGTTTGTAAGGAATGCTTTCAATCATTTGCTTATAGTACGGGTTCGAAAGTTGCTGGTACAAGTCACCTCAAACGTCACATCGCTAAAGGAGGTTGCCCTGTTTTTCTTCATAACCAGGACCACAACCCGTCGACCCCATTTAGTGCGCCAACAAATAAGGCTGCTAACTCTGGGGGTTCCATCAGTAATACACCTAAACGGCGTTACAGAACGCCGGCTGTTTCTTACTCAGATTTCGAGCCTGACAGGTGTCGCCAAGAGATGGCTCAAATGATCATACAACATGACTATCCACTTCATATGGCTGAACACACTGGATTCATGGCGTTTGTGCATAACCTTCAGCCAAATTTCAACATGGTTAACTTCGATACGGTTCAAGGTGATTGTGTGGCTACTTATCTTAGTGAAAAACAAACTATCCAGAAGCTGATTGATGGTATGCCGGGTCGAATTTGCCTTACACTTGACCTATGGAGCTCCTACCATACAACGGGCTATGTTTTTGTTACGGGTCAGTTCATTGATAGTGAGTGGAAGATACACAAAAAGCTATTGAATGTTGTGATGGAACCGTATCCCGAATCAGATTCGGCTTTCAGCCATGCGGTATCGACCTGTTTGTCTGATTGGAACATGGAGGGAAGGTTATTTTCGCTCACAATTAATCAGCCTTTGAGCGAAACCGGGATTAATAGTCTCAGAGGTTTACTTTCTGTGAAGAACCCGAACATTCTTGATGGTCAGCTGTTGCTTACTAATTGCTTTGCTCGATCTTTAAGCTGCGTTGCTCAAGAAGTACTCAAATCGGGTGAAGAAACAGTTAAGAAAGTCAGAGACTGCGTGAAGTATGTGAAAACATCAGAATCGTTAGAGGAGAAATTTGTTGCACTTAAGCAACAACTTCAAGTAATCAGTACTAAAACTTTATCGCTTGATGATCATACTCAATGGAATACAACTTATGAAATGTTACTAGCAGCTTCCGAGTTAAAAGAAGTGTTTTCTTGCTTAGATACTTTAGACCCTGATTACAGTAAAGGGCCAAATGGTGAAGAGTGGAAATTAGTGGACACCCTTTGCACATATTTGAAGCTACTTTTTAATACTGCAAGTCTGCTTACATCATCAACTGTACCCACAGCTAATACGTTCTTTCATGAAGCATGGAAGCTTCAATTGGAACTAACGCGTGCATCTACAAGTGAAGATCAGACAATTAGCATGTTAACCAAGCCGATTCATGAAAGTTTTGATAAGTATTGGAAAAGCTGTTGTTTGATGTTATCCATCGCAGTGGTTATGGACCCACGGTTCAAGATGAAGCTAGTTGAGTTCAGTTTCACAAAGATTTATGGTGATGAGGCTGCATCGTTTTTAAAGATTGTCGATGAAGGGATTCACGAGCTTTTTCTAGAGTACGTTGCACTTCCATTGCAACTCACGCCTGCTTTTGTCGATGTAGTAAATGGTGAATCGGGAGATGTGAAACAAGATGATGATGGTAGAGGACTGAATAACGGGTTGGGGCTTACGGATTTTGATGTTTATATAATGGAAAGTACAAGTCAACAGTCAAAGTCAGAGCTGGATCAGTATTTGGATGAGTCTCTTTTGCCTAggagtcatgagtttgatgttatgAAATGGTGGAAACTGCACAAGGTTAAGTACCCGACGTTATCAAAGATGGCTCATGATATATTGACGGCTCCTGTGTCGACTGTTTTTGGTGATGCGGTTTTTGATACGGGTGCTAAAGAGATGGATCGTTATAGATGTTCGTTGAGGCCTGATACTGTAGAAGCACTTTTCTGTGCTAAGGACTGGATGCATAATGAACCTGTGGAGACTGATGACTCTGTTGTGAAGATGGAGTTTCCTATTTAG